ATGTGTTGCCTCTACGAAATTTCCATAGAAATGAAAAGTGatctgtcaaactgctgaagtgacagttCATTGCTTTCTATACTACTGTGATAAAAATGAAAGGCgaattaatttatacttcgcgtgtttttcgaattggtcaatttttttctgtaagttggtagtactatAAGTGACAtctatgataaatttaacatcaaaatattcattagtatttgagatacgcgtcgttttgtgaggctttaaatgtgaattcttcgatttttactatgtctgtatttattgaacaaagaagtgcgataatccATCATCTCATACTTCATTGGTTATTTGTGATCATTTCGcgacattttcaattaatatcgtGTCGTTACCATCGCATTCGCCTGagttaccttcgtgtaacttttggctattcagcaaattcacatggccactccgaggacaccgttttgacttaattgaggatataaaagctaaattcaagaaggctctgatggtcATCACGACGgaagatttttccaagtgctatgatgtctggaaaattcgttagcttaagtgtattgcagcgggaggggattactttgaggtagatgaaatggacaaaattcacctttcaattttatcACAGTTTTATGTGGCATACAAATTAGTATACCATATATTGAATTCCAAAAGCAATATATGAAATACTAATTAGTAtgccatatattaaaagcaattgGGTGttacttcagcagtttgacagcgcagttttcatttctatgaaaatttcggaGAGGCAACATTCcccatttacacacatacagacggtattttcatttcggtaatattaAATCAGTAGCGCGGGTAttaagacggctgtgttaaataataataataatacagtacattttcaaaataacacttttccaaataattaatatttagtttaatattgttaatttacagaataatTATGCAAAATGGGTTGAGAATTAACGAAGTCTTAAATTAAACTtgtacaagcataaatcaaaatatcattgctcatatcaaatttattattttaattggtatatagtAAAATGTAAGCTATAATTATCATAgtccgaaaatataaaatctttttttacaagaaatacatttgtagaaaaaagtaTGATTCtcctcttttttattttccatataaatatttttcattcatataaaactttaaacagttcaaaagctcaaaacatgcgctacatacagatttggcaatgacAATAGCAATAAATTCGACAGTTAGTATGCCATAAATTTTTGCtggtcgagatgccccgttatgtacactaaatatttaggctgttcacggtaaggtggttatcgagTTATGTgcttattagattaaaaataacctctatgctccgtgagcactctatgttgtatggttatttgcttatgtttacacaaacagctgttcattttttacaattttagttcaatgaaatttgatttAGAGGGCTGAAGACGAAGAGAagagaagcacgcaccagaaagcaaaaaaagacgacttgttcgcctttgtgaaacaaggtttatagaaaggcatgaaagcattataagctttgtggagcttttcaaattcattgtactaagtttggaaataatttcgagtaagacatggtccatttcgtctaaagcatcagtcttcttagcagcggtatagaaaagcgattttttgcttagtctattcgtctgtgagcaattgttcagcttaacgctgccactgtctgtgcaactccaagaaaaatctatggattttgtatcagcaatgaaccgagccaaagaattaataagaactctgcaccagataagagaaacagcggatggttttttcaacaatattttccaaacagcatcacaaatgtctaaagatctttttgacatagatcttgtagtgcctagagtgacttcgcgtcaaactactcgtgctaatccaccttgcacaacccctgaaagccacttcagagttacaatatttattccatgcgttgatgctctgattcaaaacatgacagaacgtttattagtgaatgaggatatactctcgtcatttcaaattctactcccaggttttgctgcaattgataatgccgaagaattaaaaaatttaactatttacttcgaggagcaaatatcaatgacagcattaaaatcagagtatcgattgtggtgtgccagcttatcaacaatagatccaaccatagaagtgttgaaattactgcaacattgcgatgcaacgtattttaaaaatattcactacctgcttacaattttaccaactctactctcgaaagaacttcttcaaccttaaaaagaataaaaactttaccacgcagtgtgatgggcaatgagcggttgagtgcacttgctgttattgcggtgcactgggatattaaaatagatccagatgaagtaattaatgatatggcaagcaagaagaaaagaaaaatattacttatttaagttacaactaccaaataatttaagtaatatgtatatgaatttatattgtttttttttttaataaacagaaaatttaaagtttatatatgtttttacttcagcttatattaattgctataaaaaattatgctacAATTATTTAAGTCTTaaagtatgtatacatttttatttcaagaaatacatatgtagaaaagagtttatttctactttttcattttccacataaatttgttcacttttattaaaatgtaaacaGTTCAAtgctcaaaacatgcgctatGACAGCTCGAATCTACCTACGCGACGTTTCgtaattggaatgactggacaGCCAGATTGAAAttctaccaaaaatatatgtaaacggAGCAATTTGTTGCCGCCTTTTAAGATTCGCTTATATAAAATGAAGAACAGTGAAAGttaaagaaaatgcgaaaaaatgcgAAAGCTTCTACAATGAACGACGAAAGATTAGTGAAGGAAGTATGGATTCGGGAAGTGAAGAGgctaaaacacacaaatacttTTTTGCTAATTCTGCCATTTTAgggtatatgtatttattttcaagccaccaatgaaatgggTCGCAACTACGGGAAACCAGCCCATCTTCCAAATAGcgctgaatttcaataatggcTTTTGCTTCTACGCTACTATGTGGTTTATGTTTGTTCATTAGCGTATTTATCGAAAGAACTCCATATTTTTACTGATTTTTCGACATTTCCTTCTGTTCTTTAGTCTGAAATTCTATTTCTTCTCTTTACATTTCTATTAGATAacgttttataagtttttttttatgttatgtgCCGCCGATTCATCAGTCAACGTCAATAATTTGAATCTGGGGTCGAGAAAAGTAGCTACCATAAGTGTATTGCTGTGCTGTAAACTGCTAAAACGTTCTCtaattccatttaaaaaaatttcaatcactTTTTGTATGGTGTTTGAAAATAGCAGTCGCCTACTCGTCGCTGGttaatataggtaaatttttgtttataattaccaaAGTACATTTCACCGCTTCCTCTAACTCCGAAAAACGCTCCAACATTGCCAGTGTGGAGTTCCACCTCGTTTCAACTTGTTGAATTCATTTTAGAGGTTCTTTACCGCTGTTGCGCTGGTAATTTTCAAACGCTTCATTCGCTGAAGTACTTTTCTTGAAGTGAGCAACTATTACCTTAACTTTATCAGTTACTTGTTCTACTTCAGAAATGCGCAATCCTtcttttacaattaaattaattgtgtgAGCCATACATCCAAAATTCTTCCAACCTAACTTATTAATTatgacaatttttatattactaGCATTGTTCGAAACAGCTAGTAATATTTTGTCGTTAATTTTCCAATCACTTACGAATTGTTGTATCGCCTCACCTAAGTTTTCAGCTGTATGATTTTGCTTTAGTTGGGATGATCATAAAAGTACTGACGTTAGTTCAAAATCTTCGGAGACATAATGAGCCGTTACAGCACGGGGTTGCCATATTACCAACGACCAGATTTTATTTGATACACTTTGTGTTGAATTGTTTGATTCGACGGGGTTTGGTAATCCTCAGCGACTAAAGCTGCTTTTAACCGGTCGATGGAAATGTTTACGTCCTTTCCTCGGATTTTGACTTTGAAGAACTTGTCGCCGCATTCGATTACGGGAAATGGTCCTTCGTATGGTGGTTGAAGAGGTGGATGAACTGAGTCGTTGCGCACGAAGATTGATGGTGTTGAGTGTAAGTTCTTTTCTACGAACGGTACCTGCGCTGAGTTGTTTGTAGTCGGTGACGGCTTTAGTGACTGCATGCGTATGCGTAAATTTTCGACGAATTCACCATCGTTGGTATTGTGCGTATGTTTTTCGGCAAAGAACTGGCCAGGTAATCGAAATGTATTTCCATAAACCATCTCTTCGGGTGTCGCTCTTAAATCATCTCTCCATGAGGAACGATAACCTAGAAGGATGAGTGGGAGAACTTCGACCCAGTTGTCTGTCATGTAGCATTTTATCGCTGTTTTTAATGATCTGTGCCATCGCTCGATAATCCCCTTTTATGCGGGGTGATACGCAGTGGTATGTAAGTGCTTGATGCCTAAAAGTCTGGAGAGTTCTCGGAATAGTGTAGATTCGAATTGCCTACCTTGATCCGTTGTAACTCTACTCGGTACTCCAAATCTAGCGATCCAGTGCGTGTAGAAATTGAAAGCAATGGTCTCTGTCGTCATGTCTTCGAGCGGTAGTGCCTCTAACCATCGGGAATAACGATCGACTATTGTCAAACAGTATCGATAACCCTTGCAAGGTGGTAATGGTCCGGCGATATCCATATTTATGTGGTCAAATCGTTGCTCTGGTAACGTGAATGTCGACAACGGTGCTCTGTTGTGGCGCTGCACTTTAGCTCTTTGGCACGGGATGCACTGCCTGGACCATAAGCGGCAATCTTTTCGGAGACTCGGCCACACAAATTTTTCTGCAATCAACTTAGTTGTTTTAGTGGCGCCGGTGTGTGCCATGTTATGTCTGGAGTCGAAAGCTATTCTGCGAAACGAAGGAGTTAAGTACGCTCGGTCTTGGCTGCTGCTTACGTCACAAAAGATGTCTACAGCGGTGCCTGGAATCGTGAAAGGTTTGATTAATAGGCTGGTATTCGAGTCTTGTAAGTTTTTGAGCTCTGAATCAGACATTTGACTCTCTGCAAGTTTGGCGAAGTCGATACGTGACATTGCATCAGCTACTATATTTTCTCTTCCGGGGATGTACCGAATGTCTGTTGTGAATTGTGCGATAAATTCCGAATGACGCATTTGACGCGGAGATGCCTTTTCAAGCTTTTGCTGGAACACATACTGGAATGGCTTGTGGTCGGTgaggataaaaaattttcttccttCTAGCAtatgttgaaaatatatttgactgCTTTGTATGCCGCTAATAGTTCACGATCGTAAGTGCTGTATCTTGTTTGTGTTTCGGTAAGGCGTTCGGAATAAAAACCTAGAGGTAGCACTGGtcgttgttgtgttgttgtagtaCAGCTCCTACCGCAGTTCCAGATACATCCACCGTCAAACTGAGTTGCGCCCTTGGTTTTGGGTAAACGAGTAAAGTTGCTTTGCATAAGTCGTTTTTGCATTGTTGAAATGCCTCCTTTGCTTCAACTGTCCAATCAACTGGCGATGTGTCGTTTTTCCCTTTATGAGGTTGAATAATGTCATTTGCCTTTCTGCGACGAAAAGCAAGAATCTGCGAAAAAAGTTTACCATACCCAGAAAGCGTCGCAAATCACATGCTCTCGAAGGTAAGTTGAAATTTCGAATTGCCCGTACTCGTTCTTCTGGAGGTGAAATTCCATTGCTGTTTATTTTGAAACCTAAAAATTTAACTTGCGGCTGACCTAGTATGCATTTCGAACGGTTGATAATAAGGCCGTACTCGCGTAGCTTTTTAAGTACTAACTGTAGATGATGACGATGTTGATACATATCCTTCGATGATATCAAAATATCATCGAGGTATGGCCAGGCGAAGTCGTATTCACGGAAGATATGGTCCAAGAATCTTTGGAACGTTTGACTGGCATTCCTTAAACCAAAGCACATAAACGGTAATTCAAACATGCCGAATGGCGTTGTAACAGTCTTTGGTATGTCGTTCGGCTCCACCGGAATCTGGTGGTACGCCCGACGCAGATTAAGtgtggaaaaaattttgcaaccgTGCAGGGAATGAGTGAAGTCGTGCAAGGTGTGGCAGGGGGTACCTATCAGGCTCCACAAGGCCTCCACTCgtcatttttcttctttttcatgTGCAGCGGGCTTGCCCATGGGCTGCGCGATGGACGACAGATGCCTGTGTTCAGCAAGAGTTGTATCTCGGCTTTTACGGCTTTTAACTTCTCGGGAGATAAGCGTCTCGGTTTGGAGAAGACTGGTGGTCCTTTGGTGACGATATGATGCGTGACGAAGTGTTGTGGTTTTTTGACTGAAAAGATTTCCATCGTGATGTCTTCGAATTCCCTCAGTAAATCTTGGAACGGCTGATAAACGTTAGTGTAAGATAAATTAGAAAccacctttttattttttgatattaaacaCAGTCTGCTGGCATTTGTGACGTCGTTGATGACTTTGCCTTGTCGTAGGTTGACTGCTAAGTTGAAATGCGATAGAAAATCAGCTCCGATAATGGCTTGTGACACATCGGCAATTATGAAATTCCAGGAATATTGGCGGCGTAGACCCAGATTGAGGAACATAGATTTTTCGCCGTAAGTTTTTATGGTGGACTTGTTTGCTGCGTAGAGGTAGTTGTTTTTGTCCGGGCATGTACGTTGTTGTTGCGTCGGTGGAATTACGCTGCCTTCAGCTCCCTTGTCGATGAGAAAGTTTATTGTAGATTTTCGAACGATTAAGCAGCGGTTTTTATTGTTGAGCCTGTCGT
The sequence above is a segment of the Bactrocera dorsalis isolate Fly_Bdor chromosome 6, ASM2337382v1, whole genome shotgun sequence genome. Coding sequences within it:
- the LOC125779753 gene encoding uncharacterized protein LOC125779753 is translated as MDIAGPLPPCKGYRYCLTIVDRYSRWLEALPLEDMTTETIAFNFYTHWIARFGVPSRVTTDQGYRSSWRDDLRATPEEMVYGNTFRLPGQFFAEKHTHNTNDGEFVENLRIRMQSLKPSPTTNNSAQVPFVEKNLHSTPSIFVRNDSVHPPLQPPYEGPFPVIECGDKFFKVKIRGKDVNISIDRLKAALVAEDYQTPSNQTIQHKVYQIKSGRW
- the LOC125779754 gene encoding uncharacterized protein LOC125779754 yields the protein MAVDDRLNNKNRCLIVRKSTINFLIDKGAEGSVIPPTQQQRTCPDKNNYLYAANKSTIKTYGEKSMFLNLGLRRQYSWNFIIADVSQAIIGADFLSHFNLAVNLRQGKVINDVTNASRLCLISKNKKVVSNLSYTNVYQPFQDLLREFEDITMEIFSVKKPQHFVTHHIVTKGPPVFSKPRRLSPEKLKAVKAEIQLLLNTGICRPSRSPWASPLHMKKKKNDEWRPCGA